The Halarchaeum grantii genome contains a region encoding:
- a CDS encoding ABC transporter ATP-binding protein encodes MLSVSGLRKTYGDVEAVRGVDFEVADGEVFGLVGPNGAGKTSTLKTLAGLLEPTAGDVVVNGYDSTDPEMRHTLGFLPEESPLYEDMTPRSYLRFFADLYGVDRETADERIAATLDRLALDARDRPVGDFSKGMKRKVAIARSLVNDPDVLVYDEPASGLDPTTTNVVVEYVGELAERGKTVVFSAHDLHHVESVCDRVAILSAGEIAAQGTLAEIREEHGRVEYRVFTDVALEGSEEVEPGRHRTTVESMAGMDALRERARAAGGDVVDVRTRESTLEDVFLAVTGSEP; translated from the coding sequence GTGCTCTCCGTCTCCGGCCTCCGGAAGACCTACGGCGACGTTGAGGCCGTTCGCGGCGTCGACTTCGAGGTCGCCGACGGCGAGGTGTTCGGCCTCGTCGGCCCGAACGGCGCCGGGAAGACGTCGACCCTGAAGACGCTCGCCGGCCTCCTCGAACCGACCGCGGGCGACGTCGTCGTGAACGGCTACGACTCCACGGACCCCGAGATGCGCCACACCCTCGGGTTCCTCCCCGAGGAGTCCCCGCTCTACGAGGACATGACGCCGCGCTCGTACCTGCGCTTCTTCGCGGATCTCTACGGCGTCGACCGGGAGACGGCGGACGAGCGCATCGCCGCGACGCTCGACCGCCTCGCCCTCGACGCCCGCGATCGGCCCGTCGGCGACTTCTCGAAGGGGATGAAGCGGAAGGTCGCCATCGCGCGCTCGCTCGTCAACGACCCGGACGTCCTCGTCTACGACGAACCCGCGTCCGGCCTCGACCCGACGACGACGAACGTCGTCGTGGAGTACGTCGGCGAGCTCGCCGAGCGCGGGAAGACCGTCGTCTTCAGCGCGCACGACCTCCACCACGTCGAATCCGTCTGCGACCGCGTCGCCATCCTCTCGGCGGGAGAGATCGCCGCCCAAGGGACGCTCGCGGAGATCCGCGAGGAACACGGCCGCGTCGAGTACCGGGTGTTCACGGACGTCGCACTGGAGGGGAGCGAGGAGGTCGAACCGGGACGCCACCGAACGACCGTCGAGTCGATGGCGGGGATGGACGCGCTCCGCGAGCGCGCGCGAGCGGCGGGCGGCGACGTCGTGGACGTCCGGACGCGCGAGTCCACGCTCGAGGACGTCTTCCTCGCCGTCACGGGGAGCGAGCCGTGA
- a CDS encoding helix-turn-helix transcriptional regulator, producing the protein MTGDPERFARLLVQRAPVLHSLAAANASKAELADDLGVSRSTVDRAVRDLESVCAVERRDGTVTLTLVGRLALTAYDAFQTDLHSLTGCDGLAHLDADTPVTLDVVRGATTVTASAGAPHQPVSAFVDFVEDAVHVDLYATMVLPTVVDAIARRIEDGLTVDAYLNGDALDALLADHSETATRVLDSSRVTVAETTADYRFDFARFDLADGRQVTALAYGAHGVDELLVNDTADALAWAQTRLDDLGDDATVLT; encoded by the coding sequence ATGACCGGCGACCCCGAGCGCTTCGCCCGACTGCTCGTTCAGCGCGCGCCGGTCCTCCACTCGCTCGCCGCCGCGAACGCGAGCAAAGCCGAGCTGGCGGACGACCTCGGCGTCTCGCGCTCCACCGTCGACCGCGCCGTTCGGGACCTCGAATCCGTGTGCGCCGTCGAGCGTCGCGACGGCACCGTCACGCTCACGCTCGTCGGTCGCCTCGCGCTCACCGCCTACGACGCCTTCCAGACCGACCTGCACTCGCTCACCGGCTGCGACGGCCTCGCCCATCTCGACGCCGACACGCCGGTCACGCTCGACGTCGTTCGCGGCGCCACCACCGTCACCGCCTCGGCGGGCGCGCCACACCAGCCCGTCTCCGCGTTCGTCGACTTCGTCGAGGACGCCGTCCACGTCGACCTCTACGCCACGATGGTCCTCCCGACCGTCGTCGACGCCATCGCACGCCGCATCGAGGACGGCCTCACCGTCGACGCCTACCTGAACGGTGACGCCCTCGACGCGCTCCTCGCCGACCACAGCGAGACGGCGACGCGCGTCCTCGACAGCAGCCGCGTCACCGTCGCCGAAACCACCGCCGACTACCGCTTCGACTTCGCGCGCTTCGACCTCGCCGACGGCCGGCAGGTCACCGCTCTCGCCTACGGCGCACACGGCGTCGACGAACTCCTCGTCAACGACACCGCCGACGCGCTCGCGTGGGCACAGACCCGGCTCGACGACCTCGGGGACGACGCCACCGTGCTCACCTGA
- a CDS encoding GIY-YIG nuclease family protein, translating to MPDGTYTLLLELPAAATVTFGAAGDYDLEAGWYAYTGSAFGPGGLSRVARHRRVARGEHDVRHWHVDYLTGHSDTELDAVYVSEGDDRECAVARALNDAGDALAGLGASDCDCESHLAYAPARATLAAVARAEHETRR from the coding sequence ATGCCCGACGGCACGTACACGCTCCTACTCGAACTGCCGGCGGCGGCCACGGTCACGTTCGGCGCGGCGGGTGACTACGACCTCGAGGCCGGCTGGTACGCCTACACGGGGTCGGCGTTCGGGCCCGGCGGGCTCTCGCGCGTGGCGCGCCACCGGCGGGTCGCGCGCGGCGAGCACGACGTCCGGCACTGGCACGTCGACTACCTCACCGGCCACTCCGACACGGAACTCGACGCCGTCTACGTGAGCGAGGGCGATGACCGCGAGTGCGCGGTCGCACGGGCACTGAACGACGCGGGCGACGCGCTCGCGGGGCTCGGTGCGTCCGATTGCGACTGCGAGAGCCATCTCGCGTACGCCCCGGCGCGGGCGACGCTCGCGGCGGTCGCGCGTGCGGAACACGAGACGCGGCGCTGA
- a CDS encoding potassium channel family protein produces the protein MNTQRRRAAGYFALLVVVAVSYALVYQWGMAHLEGRPVTFVHALEVTVQSFTSTGYGEDAPWTTAPMHVLVIAMQLTGLVLLVLTLPLFAAPWVERRLEVNPPTSVDTDDHVVVAGFSARGETLVDELDAAGVPYAVLLDDRETARDLYTDGRSVVVGDPETADGLEAANVARARSVVLDDSDERNAMMALSVRAVDDDVRIVSFAEDRDVATYLEYAGADEVLSPNDILGHSLADKVTSAVSTDLGGTVDIGEDFVVAEMPIQSDSDLDGVTLAESAVRERTGVHVIGAWFEGEFAGSPDPDRVIHRNTILLVAGPEDALRDLKELTLAEHRVHTRGPVVVAGHGEVGSTVRAVLDSQGVENTVVDIEDKQGVDVVGDVSDPSVLSEAGVADATALVLALGDDTTTVFSTLVAREEVEELDVVARVDEADSASKLYAAGADYVLALATVSGRMLADTILGEDVMSLDTGVTIVRTAAPRLAGRTLAGADVRRRTGCTVIAVERDGAVRADLDPDFEFRRDDTLVVAGNDDSVATFNEFVGNETTPANADARPGASGP, from the coding sequence ATGAACACGCAGCGGCGCCGCGCGGCCGGCTACTTCGCGCTGCTCGTCGTCGTCGCCGTCTCCTACGCCCTCGTCTATCAGTGGGGGATGGCGCACCTCGAAGGGCGGCCCGTCACCTTCGTCCACGCCCTCGAGGTCACCGTGCAGTCGTTCACCTCCACCGGCTACGGCGAGGACGCCCCGTGGACGACCGCGCCGATGCACGTCCTCGTCATCGCGATGCAGCTCACCGGCCTCGTCCTCCTCGTCCTCACCCTCCCGCTCTTCGCCGCGCCGTGGGTCGAACGCCGCCTCGAAGTGAACCCGCCGACCAGCGTCGACACCGACGACCACGTCGTCGTCGCGGGCTTCTCCGCGCGCGGCGAGACGCTCGTCGACGAGCTCGACGCCGCCGGCGTCCCCTACGCCGTCCTCCTCGACGACCGAGAGACCGCCCGCGACCTCTACACCGACGGCCGGAGCGTCGTCGTCGGCGACCCCGAAACCGCCGACGGCCTCGAGGCCGCGAACGTCGCGCGCGCCCGGAGCGTCGTCCTCGACGACTCCGACGAGCGCAACGCGATGATGGCGCTCTCCGTCCGCGCCGTCGACGACGACGTCCGCATCGTCAGCTTCGCCGAGGACCGCGACGTCGCCACCTACCTCGAGTACGCGGGCGCCGACGAGGTGCTCAGCCCGAACGACATCCTCGGGCACAGCCTCGCCGACAAGGTCACCTCGGCAGTGAGCACCGACCTCGGCGGGACCGTCGACATCGGCGAGGACTTCGTCGTCGCCGAGATGCCGATTCAGTCCGACTCCGACCTCGACGGCGTCACGCTCGCCGAGAGCGCCGTCCGCGAACGCACCGGCGTCCACGTCATCGGCGCGTGGTTCGAGGGCGAGTTCGCGGGCAGCCCCGATCCCGACCGCGTCATCCACCGCAACACCATCCTCCTCGTCGCCGGCCCCGAGGACGCCCTCCGCGACCTGAAGGAACTCACGCTCGCCGAGCACCGCGTTCACACCCGTGGCCCCGTTGTCGTCGCCGGCCACGGCGAGGTCGGCTCCACCGTCAGAGCCGTCCTCGACAGTCAGGGCGTCGAAAACACCGTCGTCGACATCGAGGACAAACAGGGCGTCGACGTCGTCGGCGACGTCTCCGACCCGAGCGTGCTCTCCGAGGCCGGCGTCGCCGACGCCACCGCGCTCGTGCTCGCACTCGGCGACGACACCACCACCGTCTTCAGCACGCTCGTCGCGCGCGAGGAAGTCGAGGAACTCGACGTGGTCGCACGCGTCGACGAAGCCGACTCCGCCTCGAAGCTCTACGCCGCCGGCGCCGACTACGTCCTCGCGCTCGCCACCGTCAGCGGCCGGATGCTCGCCGACACCATCCTCGGCGAGGACGTCATGAGCCTCGACACCGGCGTCACCATCGTCCGCACCGCCGCACCCCGCCTTGCCGGGCGCACGCTCGCCGGCGCGGACGTCCGCCGGCGCACCGGCTGTACCGTCATCGCCGTCGAGCGCGACGGGGCCGTGCGTGCCGACCTCGACCCGGACTTCGAGTTCCGCCGCGACGACACGCTCGTCGTCGCCGGCAACGACGACTCCGTCGCCACCTTCAACGAGTTCGTCGGGAACGAGACGACGCCCGCAAACGCCGACGCTCGGCCGGGAGCGAGCGGGCCGTAA
- a CDS encoding heavy-metal-associated domain-containing protein gives MVTTRLRVSGMGCEGCADIVSNALSEVPGAGDVDVDFEAGTAVVEGDTDADELLGKVDRAGYEAEVVEREPMGETEE, from the coding sequence ATGGTGACGACACGACTTCGCGTCAGTGGCATGGGTTGTGAGGGCTGCGCCGATATCGTCTCGAACGCGCTCTCGGAGGTGCCGGGTGCCGGCGACGTGGACGTCGACTTCGAGGCGGGCACGGCCGTCGTTGAGGGCGACACCGACGCGGACGAACTGCTGGGGAAGGTCGATCGAGCCGGGTACGAGGCCGAGGTCGTCGAGCGCGAACCCATGGGCGAGACGGAGGAGTGA
- a CDS encoding MarR family transcriptional regulator gives MNEETVQDLPPSAKLVLKVLEYNGGLTQKEIVEKSRLSQRTVRDALERLQENDIVEKDIYIPDARQNLYQLDVETDAEAEQSAALLD, from the coding sequence ATGAACGAAGAGACGGTCCAGGACCTCCCGCCGAGTGCGAAGCTCGTCCTCAAGGTACTCGAGTACAACGGTGGCCTGACCCAGAAGGAGATCGTCGAGAAGTCCCGTCTCTCCCAGCGGACCGTCCGCGACGCCCTCGAACGGCTTCAGGAGAACGATATCGTCGAGAAGGACATCTACATCCCGGACGCCCGGCAGAACCTCTACCAGCTCGACGTCGAGACGGACGCCGAAGCCGAGCAGAGCGCGGCGCTCCTCGACTAA
- a CDS encoding RAD55 family ATPase: MPYKIDDVLPPELLTEVDPGTNLLVSGPAMSGKRQLLLQLLARGTSEGEGSVVVTSRNPAEDVTQSYRDVLDGDFGYFRIIDCVSSRSGAEVDGARVHEVSSPGDLTGIGIEFSEIARDAEAADIERLRVGFDSLSPLLMYVDLQRLFRFLHVFTSQIQSRDWLGLFAIDPDSHDQQEVNTISQLFDGMIEIRLGDDGREARVRGVTDAPTDWVALDE; the protein is encoded by the coding sequence ATGCCATACAAGATTGACGACGTCCTCCCGCCGGAGCTGCTGACGGAGGTCGATCCGGGCACGAACCTTCTCGTTAGTGGTCCGGCGATGTCGGGGAAACGCCAGCTCCTGCTTCAGTTGCTCGCACGCGGTACGAGCGAGGGGGAGGGCTCCGTCGTGGTCACCTCGCGCAACCCCGCCGAGGACGTCACCCAGTCCTACCGCGACGTCCTCGACGGCGACTTCGGCTACTTCCGCATCATCGACTGCGTCAGCTCGCGCAGCGGTGCGGAAGTCGACGGCGCGCGCGTCCACGAAGTCTCCTCCCCCGGCGACCTCACCGGCATCGGGATCGAGTTCTCCGAAATCGCCCGCGACGCCGAGGCCGCGGACATCGAGCGCCTCCGCGTCGGCTTCGACTCCCTCTCCCCGCTCCTCATGTACGTCGACCTCCAGCGCCTCTTCCGCTTCCTCCACGTCTTCACGAGCCAGATCCAGTCGCGCGACTGGCTCGGCCTCTTCGCCATCGACCCCGATAGCCACGACCAGCAGGAGGTCAACACCATCAGTCAGCTCTTCGACGGCATGATCGAGATCCGCCTCGGTGACGACGGCCGCGAAGCCCGCGTGCGCGGCGTCACCGACGCACCCACCGACTGGGTCGCGCTCGACGAGTGA
- a CDS encoding aldo/keto reductase, with translation MEYTTLGNTGTSVSELCLGCMSFGSSDWRPWVLEEEESREIIERAIDLGINFFDTANVYSTGESEEILGNVLDDYDRDEQVVATKVFGEMGEDPNKQGLSRKAIEQELENSLERLGMDTVDLYQIHRWDPETPIGETLKALDDAVRRGQVRYVGASSMWAHQFADALHTSDSLNVESFATMQDHYNLVYREEEREMLPLCEKEDVGVLPWSPLARGYLTRPHEDIDATERGASEEHMYEHPYREGGGPEVNERVQELAAEKGVKMAQISLAWLLHKDWVTSPIVGTTSVEHLEDAVEATELSLSQSDIAYLEEPYEPVRVSGHE, from the coding sequence ATGGAGTACACGACGCTCGGGAACACGGGCACGTCGGTGAGCGAGCTCTGTCTGGGCTGTATGAGCTTCGGGTCGAGCGACTGGCGGCCGTGGGTGCTCGAGGAGGAGGAGTCACGGGAGATAATCGAGCGGGCGATCGACCTGGGGATCAACTTCTTCGACACGGCGAACGTCTACTCGACCGGCGAGTCCGAGGAGATCCTCGGAAACGTGCTCGATGATTACGACCGGGACGAGCAGGTGGTGGCGACGAAGGTGTTCGGCGAGATGGGCGAGGACCCGAACAAGCAGGGGCTCTCCCGGAAGGCCATCGAGCAGGAGTTGGAGAACTCTCTCGAACGGCTCGGCATGGACACCGTCGACCTCTACCAGATCCACCGCTGGGACCCGGAGACGCCCATCGGGGAGACCCTGAAAGCCCTCGACGACGCCGTCCGCCGTGGACAGGTGCGCTACGTCGGCGCGTCGTCGATGTGGGCCCACCAGTTCGCCGACGCCCTCCACACCAGCGACTCGCTGAACGTGGAGTCGTTCGCGACGATGCAGGACCACTACAACCTCGTCTACCGCGAGGAGGAGCGCGAGATGCTTCCCCTGTGTGAGAAAGAAGACGTCGGCGTGCTCCCGTGGAGCCCGCTCGCACGCGGCTACCTCACGCGCCCCCACGAGGACATCGACGCGACCGAGCGCGGCGCGAGCGAGGAGCACATGTACGAACACCCCTACCGGGAGGGCGGCGGCCCCGAGGTGAACGAGCGCGTGCAGGAACTCGCCGCCGAGAAGGGTGTGAAGATGGCGCAGATAAGCCTCGCGTGGCTCCTCCACAAGGACTGGGTGACGTCACCCATCGTCGGGACGACGAGCGTCGAGCACCTCGAGGACGCCGTCGAGGCCACGGAGCTCTCGCTCTCGCAGAGCGACATCGCGTACTTGGAGGAGCCCTACGAGCCGGTGCGGGTGTCCGGGCACGAGTAG
- a CDS encoding uracil-DNA glycosylase family protein: MENVTDRTCNPFGMQPAGDAHVYGYGDANADFHVVGDHPGAHGGAETGVPFTGTEAGVRLQHALAAVGLVTDPGEEPAVDNCFLSYRHMRVLDAEREPTAAEYADLEMFFDAELRAITAHVLLPVGRDATEHVLGQYTARREKVDTTDMAALHGEEVYGSGFLVVPVRDPREWTDGDGRALAESLAELMERDYRRESDLGRFLTGPEPYWVR; this comes from the coding sequence ATGGAGAACGTGACCGACCGAACGTGCAACCCGTTCGGCATGCAGCCGGCGGGCGACGCGCACGTCTACGGCTACGGGGACGCGAACGCGGACTTCCACGTGGTCGGCGACCACCCCGGTGCGCACGGCGGCGCGGAGACCGGCGTCCCCTTCACCGGAACCGAGGCGGGCGTCCGCCTCCAGCACGCGCTCGCCGCCGTCGGCCTCGTCACCGACCCCGGCGAGGAACCCGCCGTGGACAACTGCTTCCTCTCCTACCGGCACATGCGCGTCCTCGACGCGGAGCGCGAGCCGACGGCCGCGGAGTACGCGGACCTCGAGATGTTCTTCGACGCCGAGCTCCGCGCGATCACCGCGCACGTCCTCCTCCCGGTCGGACGCGACGCCACCGAGCACGTCCTCGGGCAGTACACGGCGCGCCGCGAGAAGGTCGACACCACCGACATGGCCGCCCTCCACGGCGAGGAGGTCTACGGGAGCGGCTTCCTCGTCGTCCCCGTCCGCGACCCGCGCGAGTGGACGGACGGCGACGGCCGCGCGCTCGCGGAGTCGCTCGCCGAACTCATGGAGCGCGACTATCGGCGCGAGTCCGACCTCGGGCGCTTCCTCACCGGCCCCGAACCCTACTGGGTCCGATAG
- a CDS encoding EamA family transporter, with the protein MNYVKWAFVALAGYTFVAPLMKVATAPGGIPATVAALVANTVLVVASVGVVLYSGIPVLEYATHPRMLYVLAAGVCLAVGILAYYEALSRGPVSVVVPVFGMFLVTSSLVSVLWLGDDLTLRKVAGIGFAIAAVYLTAGPRA; encoded by the coding sequence GTGAACTACGTGAAGTGGGCGTTCGTCGCGCTCGCCGGCTACACCTTCGTCGCGCCGCTGATGAAGGTCGCAACCGCGCCCGGCGGCATCCCCGCCACCGTCGCCGCGCTCGTCGCGAACACCGTCCTCGTCGTCGCCTCGGTCGGCGTCGTCCTCTACTCCGGCATCCCCGTCCTCGAGTACGCCACCCACCCGCGGATGCTCTACGTCCTCGCCGCCGGCGTCTGCCTCGCCGTCGGCATCCTCGCCTACTACGAGGCGCTCTCGCGGGGTCCGGTGAGCGTGGTCGTCCCCGTCTTCGGGATGTTCCTCGTCACGAGCTCGCTCGTCAGCGTGCTCTGGCTGGGCGACGACCTCACGCTCCGCAAAGTCGCCGGCATCGGGTTCGCCATCGCCGCCGTCTACCTCACCGCCGGCCCGCGCGCGTGA
- a CDS encoding PadR family transcriptional regulator: MNEITGFQRDILYVVAGLGDPKGMRVQDELEEYYGSSVLPARVYQNLDDLHEAGLIEKGERDSRTNYYRLTDAGRERIERRRAWEQGYVDDAVTPADD; the protein is encoded by the coding sequence ATGAACGAAATAACGGGATTTCAGCGCGATATTCTCTACGTCGTCGCGGGTCTCGGCGATCCGAAGGGGATGCGCGTACAGGACGAGCTCGAGGAGTATTACGGCTCGTCGGTCCTTCCTGCCCGCGTCTACCAGAACCTCGACGACCTCCACGAGGCAGGCCTCATCGAGAAGGGCGAGCGCGACTCGCGGACGAACTACTATCGGCTCACCGACGCGGGCCGCGAGCGAATCGAGCGCCGGCGCGCGTGGGAGCAGGGGTACGTCGACGACGCCGTCACGCCGGCCGACGACTGA
- a CDS encoding ABC transporter permease subunit, which yields MSPRRTLRIARWEVTRGAGALDRRTAAVLAVVILSCAALAPALVASPPAPGEGVYRVSVAESSPYYAPVAADDQLRAVPPGSEAVAGGRAEVAVAGSAFRVADTEKGRAALADFRSAVAAYNDRRMALDDDPAAAFPVTVDLAYVERGTTPVADGTGGDTTTVADGGATTGMDTTSADATTSDTGRETTTDTAGAPATTLPDAGSGAGVRPTTPGGLSPPFPLESLVLAFAFLLPLNVVIQSYGSSVIDERIGRRGEPLLVSPASRGDIVAGKTLPYLCGAAAITAVIALGVGAGLSAVLAVLPLAGLFLGVTFLGALFARSYKELTFVTVAVSVGLTAYAFVPAVFTEVHPIAAISPLSVVVRDVRGDPVALGGFLLSTVPVGTAAAVCYALGTGVYREEDLFTQKRLPAKALDALAAPLSSVWRVGLWSALLIPFVLVAELFSVAVLFVVPGALAVPALLALVAVIEEGAKSLPAYAGFAGGRFERRDRIAVAVGVASGVGFFLGEKLLLLTRLVGLPDLTVGRAAFGSAELGVGSPALFLAPLALHVAAAVVAALGARRSWGWYAAGLSGAILLHVAYDYAVVVLLG from the coding sequence GTGAGCCCGCGCAGGACCCTGCGGATCGCGCGCTGGGAGGTGACGCGCGGCGCGGGCGCGCTCGACCGGCGGACCGCCGCCGTCCTCGCCGTCGTCATCCTCTCGTGTGCCGCGCTCGCGCCCGCCCTCGTCGCGTCCCCGCCCGCGCCCGGCGAGGGCGTCTATCGCGTGAGCGTCGCCGAGTCGAGTCCGTACTACGCGCCCGTCGCCGCCGACGACCAGTTGCGCGCCGTCCCGCCCGGAAGCGAGGCCGTCGCGGGCGGCCGCGCCGAGGTCGCGGTTGCGGGGAGCGCGTTCCGCGTCGCCGACACCGAGAAGGGGCGCGCGGCGCTCGCCGACTTCCGGAGCGCGGTCGCCGCGTACAACGACCGCCGCATGGCGCTCGACGACGACCCCGCCGCCGCGTTCCCCGTCACCGTCGACCTCGCGTACGTCGAGCGCGGGACGACGCCGGTCGCGGACGGCACCGGCGGCGACACGACGACCGTCGCGGACGGCGGGGCGACCACGGGAATGGACACGACGAGCGCGGACGCCACGACGAGCGACACCGGCCGCGAGACGACGACGGACACGGCCGGCGCGCCCGCGACGACGCTCCCCGACGCCGGCTCGGGTGCGGGTGTGCGCCCGACGACGCCGGGCGGCCTCTCCCCGCCGTTCCCCCTCGAATCGCTCGTGCTCGCGTTCGCGTTCCTCCTCCCCCTGAACGTCGTCATCCAGTCCTACGGCTCCAGCGTCATCGACGAGCGCATCGGCCGACGGGGGGAGCCGCTGCTCGTCTCTCCCGCCTCCCGGGGCGACATCGTCGCCGGGAAGACCCTCCCGTATCTGTGTGGTGCCGCCGCCATCACCGCCGTCATCGCGCTCGGCGTCGGCGCCGGCCTCTCGGCCGTCCTCGCCGTCCTCCCGCTCGCCGGCCTCTTCCTCGGCGTGACGTTCCTCGGCGCGCTCTTCGCGCGCTCCTACAAGGAGCTCACCTTCGTCACCGTCGCCGTCAGTGTCGGCCTCACCGCCTACGCCTTCGTGCCGGCGGTGTTCACCGAAGTCCACCCCATCGCCGCCATCTCGCCGCTCTCCGTCGTCGTCCGCGACGTCCGGGGCGACCCCGTCGCCCTCGGCGGGTTCCTCCTCTCGACGGTTCCCGTGGGGACCGCCGCCGCCGTCTGCTACGCGCTCGGCACTGGCGTCTACCGCGAGGAGGACCTCTTCACGCAGAAACGCCTCCCCGCGAAGGCGCTCGACGCCCTCGCCGCGCCGCTGTCGTCCGTCTGGCGCGTCGGCCTCTGGAGCGCGCTCCTCATCCCGTTCGTCCTCGTCGCCGAGTTGTTCAGCGTCGCCGTCCTCTTCGTCGTCCCCGGCGCGCTCGCCGTCCCCGCGCTCCTCGCCCTCGTCGCCGTCATCGAGGAGGGCGCGAAGAGCCTCCCCGCGTACGCCGGCTTCGCTGGCGGGCGCTTCGAGCGCCGCGACCGCATCGCAGTCGCCGTCGGCGTCGCCTCGGGCGTCGGCTTCTTCCTCGGCGAGAAGCTCCTCCTGTTGACGCGTCTCGTCGGCCTCCCCGACCTCACCGTCGGGCGGGCCGCCTTCGGGAGCGCGGAACTCGGCGTCGGCTCCCCCGCGCTCTTCCTCGCGCCGCTCGCCCTCCACGTCGCCGCCGCCGTCGTCGCGGCGCTCGGCGCGCGGCGCTCGTGGGGCTGGTACGCCGCCGGCCTCTCGGGGGCGATACTCCTCCACGTCGCCTACGACTACGCGGTGGTGGTGCTCCTTGGATAG
- a CDS encoding ABC transporter permease translates to MDSRLVVARRELASLGREKTIVLALAIQLFVAAFSSFLVVGLVSLYAPGATAGAYVVTVGVAGNASGDLAPVVDAGGARTAIEYENPALARAAFEEGTVDAYVVAERAPSGRTHVDAVAPEGSFETTLVVTQLKDALTDYERQRRAELADRLDRQPLDLPPERGGNPYFGFTYTVLVPVLAFLPAFISGSIAADSVAEELDRGTFELLRVAPLSVADIVDGKALAFVAIAPAQAACWFAFLALNGTPLGHPVAVLGLVAAVSAVLVGAGIATALLAPKRREAQLVYSFGALAAFGAASLLPESPQNVVAKLAIGSPTTVTWLSVAGALALGVAGYAAARVAAARAGGA, encoded by the coding sequence TTGGATAGCCGCCTCGTCGTCGCGCGACGGGAGCTCGCGTCGCTCGGCCGCGAGAAGACCATCGTCCTCGCGCTCGCCATCCAGCTCTTCGTCGCGGCCTTCAGCTCGTTCCTCGTCGTCGGCCTCGTCAGCCTCTACGCGCCCGGCGCGACCGCCGGCGCGTACGTCGTCACCGTGGGCGTCGCCGGGAACGCGAGCGGCGACCTCGCGCCCGTCGTCGACGCGGGCGGGGCGCGGACCGCCATCGAGTACGAGAACCCCGCACTCGCGCGCGCCGCCTTCGAGGAGGGGACCGTGGACGCCTACGTCGTCGCGGAGCGCGCCCCGTCCGGCCGGACGCACGTCGACGCCGTCGCGCCCGAGGGCTCCTTCGAGACGACGCTCGTCGTCACCCAACTGAAGGACGCGCTCACCGACTACGAGCGCCAGCGCCGCGCGGAGCTCGCCGACCGCCTCGACAGACAGCCCCTCGATCTCCCGCCGGAGCGCGGCGGCAACCCATACTTCGGGTTCACCTACACCGTGCTCGTGCCCGTGCTCGCCTTCCTCCCGGCGTTCATCAGCGGCTCCATCGCCGCCGACAGCGTCGCGGAGGAACTCGACCGCGGGACGTTCGAGCTGCTCCGGGTCGCGCCGCTCTCCGTCGCCGACATCGTCGACGGGAAGGCGCTCGCGTTCGTCGCCATCGCGCCCGCGCAGGCCGCCTGCTGGTTCGCGTTCCTCGCGCTGAACGGCACGCCGCTCGGCCACCCGGTCGCCGTGCTCGGCCTCGTCGCCGCCGTCTCCGCGGTGCTCGTCGGCGCCGGCATCGCCACCGCGCTCCTCGCGCCGAAGCGCCGCGAGGCCCAACTCGTCTACTCCTTCGGCGCGCTCGCGGCGTTCGGCGCGGCGAGCCTCCTCCCGGAGAGCCCGCAGAACGTCGTCGCGAAGCTCGCCATCGGCTCGCCCACGACCGTCACGTGGCTCTCCGTCGCCGGCGCGCTCGCGCTCGGCGTCGCCGGCTACGCGGCGGCTCGAGTCGCGGCAGCCCGCGCGGGCGGCGCGTAG
- a CDS encoding winged helix-turn-helix transcriptional regulator — protein sequence MSETDSLPTSCPGNEWCSITATASLIGKKWHPVIIHRLLNNGSAGFNELQEQVDGISSKVLSESLDDLEEKGLLDREVIEEKPVRVRYSLTETGESLETVVRALAEWGDEHLEPAEDGSTPA from the coding sequence GTGTCCGAAACCGACAGCCTTCCGACGAGCTGTCCCGGGAACGAGTGGTGCTCGATCACCGCGACGGCGTCGCTCATCGGGAAGAAGTGGCACCCCGTCATCATCCACCGCCTCCTCAACAACGGCTCCGCCGGCTTCAACGAACTCCAAGAGCAGGTCGACGGCATCTCGAGCAAGGTGCTCTCCGAGAGCCTCGACGACCTCGAGGAGAAGGGCCTCCTCGACCGCGAGGTCATCGAGGAGAAACCCGTCCGGGTCCGCTACTCGCTCACCGAGACGGGCGAGTCGCTCGAGACGGTCGTGCGGGCGCTCGCGGAGTGGGGCGACGAGCACCTCGAACCGGCCGAGGACGGCTCGACGCCGGCGTGA